The genomic DNA CGATCAGCTCCGCGCCGGTCTCCTCGACAATTCGCATCTGCTGCGCTTCGGCTTCGCGCCTGTTCTCCTTCGTCACTTTGACGTAGTGGAACGGGATGTCGTGGTTCACGACGAGCTTCTGACAGTCCAGATGGTTCGAGATCACCGCAACGATGTCGAAGGGTAGCGCCCCGATGCGCCAGCGATATAGGATGTCGTTGAGACAATGGCCGAAGCGCGAAACCATGATGATCACCTTCATCCTGTGGCTCTCGTCGTGGAAGGCAAAATCCATTCCGAACGCTTGGGCGGTGTCGGCAAAACCGCTGCGCAGCGCATCAAGGCCAACGCCATCTTCCGAGACGAAGCTCACGCGCATGAAGAAATTGCCGGTCTGCGCATCGTCGAATTGCGAACTGTCGGTGATGTTGCAGCCGTTCTCGGCGAGGTAACCTGCGATGGCGGCCACGATCCCGCGTTTCGACTTGCAGGTGACGGTCAGGCAGTATTTTTCCATATCGATTTT from Mesorhizobium sp. M1E.F.Ca.ET.045.02.1.1 includes the following:
- the purU gene encoding formyltetrahydrofolate deformylase — translated: MEKYCLTVTCKSKRGIVAAIAGYLAENGCNITDSSQFDDAQTGNFFMRVSFVSEDGVGLDALRSGFADTAQAFGMDFAFHDESHRMKVIIMVSRFGHCLNDILYRWRIGALPFDIVAVISNHLDCQKLVVNHDIPFHYVKVTKENRREAEAQQMRIVEETGAELIALARYMQVLSDEMCEKMSGRIINIHHSFLPSFKGANPYKQAFERGVKLIGATSHYVTADLDEGPIIEQDIVRVTHAQSPSDYVSLGRDVESQVLARAIHAHIHRRVFLNGNKTVVFPASPGSLASERMG